A segment of the Candidatus Moraniibacteriota bacterium genome:
CAGAATCATTGTTAGCGTCTCCCTTGGCAATGATATACTGATCTGAGACCCAAAGCACTCTGTGCAGTACTTCATAGTAGGAGTTAAGTTTATAATAGACAATATCTCCTATCTCAATTTTCTCAGGTCGGCTTATCAATCTGGTTACTATTAAATCACCTTCTTTCAAAGTCGGGTGCATGCTCTCGCTGCAAAATGAGCGAATCTCATATTTACCGGAGAAGCGGAAAAAACAGAGGCAGGCAATAAAGATTATAAGAATTGCCGTAATAAAATACCTGAAGTATTTTTTCATTTTTCCCTCCAAAACGTCCTTATTTTTTTTGAAAAGATCTAAAAGCAGTGGCGGTTTTTAGCTTTTTGGTTTTATTTTATATCCCTCTCTTACGTCTTCTATTAAATATCCTTTTTCTTCAATTTTTTTCCTTATATTATCAGCTTTCTGGAAATCTTTATCCATTCTAGCAGTTTCTCTTTCCTCGGCAAGTTTTCTAATATCTCCAGGAATTTCAATTTTCTCTTTTTTAATGACAAAACCAAAAACTTTATTCATTTTTTCCCAAACATTAAGATATTCCTTAGCTTCATCAGCTCCTAACTTATTATCTTGAATTTTTTTGTTAGCTTCTGTTATCAGCTCGTATAAAACCGCCAGAGCCACCGGGGTGTTTAAGTCATCATTCATCGCCTCCTCAAACTTTTTTTCATATGAAGCCAAATTAAGACCGGAAGCCGATTTGGAGGTTGAACCTCCAAATCCGGTTTTCAGGATGGAAACAAAGTCGGAAATTCTCTGTAGGTTTACTCTGGCTTGTTGAAGAGCATCTTCAGTATAGTTTGTGACACTCCGGTAATGGGAACTCAAAATCCAAAGTCGTACCACCATCGGATCGTATTTTTTGAGGGCGTCTTTAATATAGACAAAATTTCCTAGGGACTTTCCCATTTTCTCGCCGCTCACCGTCACCATATTCCAGAGCGTCCAAAAATTGGCCATTGGTTTTCCCAAGAAGGCCTCGCTCTGGGCAATTTCATTTTCATTGTGAGGGAAAACGTTTTCATTTCCGCCGCCGTGAATGTCAAAAGTATCCTGGCCGAGAAGATCATAAGACATCACCGAACACTCAATATGCCAGCCGGGATATCCCACCCCCCAGGGACTTTCCCATTTTAAAATGTGCTCTTTGGGCGCTTTTATCCAAAGGGCAAAATCCAAAGGATTTTTTTTGTCGGGATTCACTTCCACGCGGGCGCCGGCAATAAGGTTCTCCTTTTTCTTGCCGGAAAGCTTTCCGTAATCGGGGAATTTCTCCACCGAAAAATAAACCGATCCGTTTACTTCATAAGCATATCCTTTTTTAATCAGTCCCTGAACAAAATTAATAATCTGGGCAATATATTTCGTCGGTCGGGGATTAAAATGAGCCGGCTTGATATTGAGAGAGCGAAAATCATCTTGGCAGGACTGAATGAAGCGGTTGGCGATTTCCATCGGATCAACTTTTTCCGTTTTGGCTTTCTTCTCAACTTTATCTTCGCCAATTTCCGCGTCCGCCACTAAATGCCCCACATCGGTATAGTTCATAATATGACGCACTTCAAATCCGGAATATTCCAGATAACGGCGCAGCACGTCCATCATCGTATAGCCGCGGGCGTGCCCCAGATGGCAGTGATCGTAAACCGTCGGACCGCAGACATAAAGGCCGGCCTTGCCGGGATGGATAGGGTTAAAAATCTCTTTTTTCTTCGTTAAAGTGTTATAAAGTTTTAGCATTTAGCTTTATTAGCTTTATTAGCTTTATTAGCTTGTTAGCGAAAGTTAATCTAATAAAGCTAACCAAGCTGAAAGCTAAGAAGCTAATTATAGCCATTTTCGCAGTTTGAAAATCGTAATTGTGAGAAAAGAAATAAAAAGCATAATGGAGGTATGGATCCAGAAGCCGTAGGGATTTTTTCCGAAAGGGATATCAGCGCTCATTGCCAGGATATTAGAGTACACCGTCATTGGAAGCATTATGGCGGAGAAAATAGTGAGCACTTTCATGGTGAGATCGAGTTTGTTGGAAAGCAGTGAATTGTTCGTTTCTTCGAGCGATTCTATGGTTTCTTTCTTACTTTCCAGGTCGTTCCAAATCCGGGTGTTAGTGCCGATAAGATCATAAAAATAGGGCTTTAATTCTTTAGGGATAAGAGGAGAGTCCTTTTGAACAAGGGATTCCAAAATTGACCGCTGGGGCTTGAGCGTTCTTCTGAAATTGAGAATATCTCTTTTAACTACCGATATTTCAAAAACCATTTCTTTTTCTTTTCCGGCGAAAACGTCTTTTTCAATACGATCGAGATTTTCAGAAATGTGATCGAGCCGGGGAAAGCAGGATTCAAAAAGAAGCTCAAGAAGATTGTAGAGCAGATGAGCCGGGGTCTTGTCCATATAAAGGCGCCGTTTCCCCTCGCTTTCGGAAAGGGTGTCAAAAAAGTCGCTCAACTGGTAGATGTTGTTGGCATGCCCGGTGA
Coding sequences within it:
- a CDS encoding signal peptidase I, translating into MKKYFRYFITAILIIFIACLCFFRFSGKYEIRSFCSESMHPTLKEGDLIVTRLISRPEKIEIGDIVYYKLNSYYEVLHRVLWVSDQYIIAKGDANNDSEVVLISYVRGIYFFRIPLLGYAALVNLGGIPLKFILISIIVTSVGLKFALKRRKRKAT
- a CDS encoding magnesium transporter CorA family protein, whose protein sequence is MKSVKFKDITWIDFENPSADDILYLQENFNIHPLAIEEFTTPTFRPKATQYDNCLFLTVHLPLFDVASRTTYPEELDIVITKNCLITGHANNIYQLSDFFDTLSESEGKRRLYMDKTPAHLLYNLLELLFESCFPRLDHISENLDRIEKDVFAGKEKEMVFEISVVKRDILNFRRTLKPQRSILESLVQKDSPLIPKELKPYFYDLIGTNTRIWNDLESKKETIESLEETNNSLLSNKLDLTMKVLTIFSAIMLPMTVYSNILAMSADIPFGKNPYGFWIHTSIMLFISFLTITIFKLRKWL
- the cysS gene encoding cysteine--tRNA ligase, yielding MLKLYNTLTKKKEIFNPIHPGKAGLYVCGPTVYDHCHLGHARGYTMMDVLRRYLEYSGFEVRHIMNYTDVGHLVADAEIGEDKVEKKAKTEKVDPMEIANRFIQSCQDDFRSLNIKPAHFNPRPTKYIAQIINFVQGLIKKGYAYEVNGSVYFSVEKFPDYGKLSGKKKENLIAGARVEVNPDKKNPLDFALWIKAPKEHILKWESPWGVGYPGWHIECSVMSYDLLGQDTFDIHGGGNENVFPHNENEIAQSEAFLGKPMANFWTLWNMVTVSGEKMGKSLGNFVYIKDALKKYDPMVVRLWILSSHYRSVTNYTEDALQQARVNLQRISDFVSILKTGFGGSTSKSASGLNLASYEKKFEEAMNDDLNTPVALAVLYELITEANKKIQDNKLGADEAKEYLNVWEKMNKVFGFVIKKEKIEIPGDIRKLAEERETARMDKDFQKADNIRKKIEEKGYLIEDVREGYKIKPKS